A genomic window from Tolypothrix sp. PCC 7910 includes:
- a CDS encoding UvrD-helicase domain-containing protein, with amino-acid sequence MLSIVLHPDVVKFLRKDISSTVRQKTWDCINQLRQRQFNGGLRVKRLKGITKRVWEARIDRASRLIFTYNKSRQPETGEAGVYIAIQDICLDHDDVPRKAARERTPDTTWLDGEIINTLGNIESSLNELPQTERDTLELAQLEDEDLDSVISSEHRDELLGNIQWLIIDSPEDWQRAIINQDVDLQLKLTPEEYALATKNADILLKGSAGTGKTTVAIHRILYDYLQYPESGKRLYVAYNPLLVNNAKEQFYQLLGTNNPAVTSLFQFKTLRDLCLEILELTGQSYLPEDEVNFHIFEKIYLHKERQRYPTALVWNEIRSIIKGSQLALDSDYLSQSEYEHLGAKRSSIIQLSRRATFYSAFTYWYQRKIKENGRFDEIDLTRRALEIITEKNLKDYRLIVCDEVQDFTELQLEFIMRLIAPTGNLFFAGDLHQMISPSGFRWEDLKTRFFHHGRQQPLQETFTFNFRSVGSLVNLANQILQVRYRLLNTSYPYKNTQAISNYGEPTRIVAGSYKQLGSILQTLHPGDAILVRTNPEREHLREVFKSSLVFTIEEAKGLEFDTIFLVNFFQCRRDLWQRALQKPSRLQEHETPGLLLELNLLYVAVTRARRILNVWEEKISEFWQQPELINHYTIQDMQTVAENRSGTQVQDWQQRGEYYLKAEFYLQAAECFEKSGDRLKYSQARAKQLHKEGKYQEAAEIFAELENWETAAKLFQRVQQWQSAATCWGKAGNFEQKQICEIHLLEAQGQFAQAAREWEVIGRYKQAAELFEKYEQWQPAANCWQQAGNLEKKQICEIRLLEVKQQWEDAAQQWHQMRRSDDEKRCWMNSENIAKKAEYQAKDFEKQKQWLQAYEQYQLAGIVDKATENRQKAIETLMASGKQNFEQQNFQEALTDYTQVLQLNPKQTEAYVRRGMANTKLKKYLSAIEDYNQALRINPQYAEVYHYRGRVYQILSQLDLQTATMLKEKKSPKLN; translated from the coding sequence ATGCTCTCAATCGTCTTACATCCAGATGTTGTAAAATTTTTGCGTAAAGATATTAGTAGTACTGTTCGACAAAAAACTTGGGATTGCATTAATCAGCTAAGACAGCGGCAGTTTAATGGTGGATTGAGGGTTAAACGCCTTAAAGGCATTACTAAAAGAGTTTGGGAAGCAAGGATTGATCGTGCTAGTCGTCTAATTTTCACTTACAACAAATCAAGACAGCCTGAAACAGGAGAAGCAGGAGTTTACATCGCTATTCAGGATATTTGTTTGGATCATGATGATGTTCCTAGAAAGGCAGCTAGAGAAAGAACACCAGATACAACTTGGTTAGATGGAGAGATAATTAATACCCTAGGTAACATAGAATCAAGTTTGAATGAACTGCCGCAAACTGAACGTGACACACTAGAATTAGCACAATTAGAAGATGAAGATTTAGATTCAGTAATTTCATCAGAACATAGAGATGAACTATTAGGTAATATCCAGTGGTTAATTATAGACTCACCTGAAGATTGGCAAAGAGCTATTATCAATCAGGATGTAGATTTGCAATTAAAACTTACACCAGAAGAATATGCACTAGCTACAAAAAATGCCGATATTCTTCTCAAAGGTAGTGCTGGAACTGGTAAAACTACAGTAGCCATACATCGCATTTTATATGATTATTTACAATATCCAGAATCTGGTAAAAGGCTGTATGTTGCTTACAACCCTTTATTAGTAAATAATGCTAAAGAACAGTTTTATCAATTATTAGGGACTAATAATCCTGCAGTTACATCTCTGTTTCAGTTTAAAACATTAAGAGACTTATGTTTAGAAATTCTTGAGCTAACTGGACAGAGTTATTTACCAGAAGATGAAGTAAATTTTCATATATTTGAAAAAATTTATTTACACAAAGAACGTCAAAGATATCCCACCGCTTTAGTTTGGAATGAAATTCGTAGTATTATCAAAGGTAGCCAACTAGCTTTAGATTCAGATTATTTAAGCCAATCTGAATATGAACATTTAGGCGCTAAACGCTCAAGTATTATCCAACTGAGTAGACGTGCTACTTTTTACTCTGCATTTACCTATTGGTATCAAAGAAAAATTAAAGAAAATGGGCGATTTGATGAGATAGATTTGACTCGGAGAGCCTTAGAAATTATCACTGAAAAAAATCTTAAAGATTATCGGTTAATTGTCTGTGATGAAGTGCAAGATTTTACGGAATTACAGTTGGAATTTATCATGCGACTAATTGCACCCACAGGTAATTTATTTTTTGCTGGTGATTTACACCAAATGATTAGTCCTAGCGGTTTTCGCTGGGAAGACTTGAAAACAAGATTTTTTCACCACGGACGACAACAACCTCTGCAAGAAACCTTTACATTTAACTTTCGCAGTGTTGGTTCATTAGTGAATTTAGCAAACCAAATATTGCAAGTACGTTATCGATTATTAAATACATCTTATCCTTATAAGAATACTCAGGCTATTAGCAATTATGGTGAACCAACTCGCATAGTTGCTGGTTCTTATAAACAGCTTGGATCTATCCTCCAAACTTTGCATCCAGGTGATGCTATTTTAGTCAGAACTAATCCAGAAAGAGAACATCTGCGCGAAGTTTTTAAATCTTCTTTAGTGTTTACTATTGAAGAAGCTAAAGGTTTAGAGTTTGATACTATATTTTTAGTAAATTTTTTCCAATGTCGCCGGGATTTATGGCAAAGAGCTTTACAAAAACCTTCTAGATTGCAAGAACATGAAACGCCAGGGTTATTATTAGAACTAAATTTACTTTATGTAGCAGTAACTCGCGCCCGTCGGATTTTAAATGTTTGGGAAGAAAAAATTTCGGAATTTTGGCAGCAACCCGAGCTCATCAATCACTACACAATTCAGGATATGCAAACGGTTGCAGAAAATCGTTCGGGTACACAAGTTCAAGATTGGCAGCAACGTGGAGAATATTACTTAAAAGCTGAGTTTTATCTACAAGCTGCTGAATGTTTTGAAAAATCAGGTGATAGATTAAAATATTCCCAGGCAAGGGCTAAACAACTACACAAAGAAGGTAAATATCAAGAAGCTGCGGAAATTTTTGCTGAATTAGAAAATTGGGAAACAGCGGCTAAACTTTTCCAGCGTGTTCAGCAATGGCAATCAGCAGCAACCTGTTGGGGAAAAGCAGGTAATTTTGAACAAAAGCAAATTTGTGAAATTCATTTATTAGAAGCACAAGGCCAATTTGCACAAGCAGCAAGAGAATGGGAAGTTATTGGAAGATATAAGCAGGCTGCTGAATTATTTGAGAAATATGAGCAGTGGCAACCAGCCGCAAACTGTTGGCAACAAGCAGGGAATTTAGAAAAAAAGCAAATCTGTGAAATTCGACTTTTGGAAGTGAAACAACAGTGGGAAGATGCAGCCCAGCAATGGCATCAAATGAGGCGATCTGATGATGAAAAACGTTGCTGGATGAACAGTGAGAATATAGCTAAAAAAGCTGAATATCAAGCTAAAGATTTTGAAAAACAAAAACAATGGTTACAAGCTTATGAACAATATCAATTAGCAGGAATAGTTGATAAGGCTACGGAAAATCGTCAAAAGGCTATTGAAACTTTAATGGCATCTGGAAAGCAAAACTTTGAACAGCAAAATTTTCAAGAAGCATTAACAGATTACACACAAGTATTGCAATTGAATCCTAAACAGACTGAAGCTTATGTGCGCCGAGGAATGGCTAATACTAAACTTAAAAAATATCTTTCTGCTATAGAGGATTACAATCAAGCATTGAGGATTAATCCTCAATATGCGGAGGTATACCACTATCGAGGAAGAGTTTACCAAATATTGAGCCAGCTAGATCTCCAAACAGCGACGATGCTGAAAGAGAAAAAAAGCCCGAAACTTAATTAA
- a CDS encoding DNA-binding transcriptional regulator, translated as MTTKKPLARNQPEVEQLIRKLRLLAGLTQEQFAASLGVTYSTINRWENKRSQPSPLAMEKIEGMLQEMGKQVY; from the coding sequence ATGACTACTAAAAAACCCTTGGCAAGAAATCAGCCAGAGGTAGAACAGCTCATCCGGAAGCTGCGGCTTTTAGCTGGACTAACGCAAGAACAGTTTGCAGCTTCTCTAGGCGTTACATATTCAACAATTAACCGTTGGGAAAATAAACGCTCTCAACCATCACCTTTGGCGATGGAGAAGATTGAGGGAATGTTGCAGGAAATGGGCAAACAAGTTTATTAG
- a CDS encoding NAD(P)/FAD-dependent oxidoreductase produces the protein MVISVDKKAQHQVVIVGGGFGGLYTAKHLAKANVNVTLIDKRNFHLFQPLLYQVATGTLSPGDISSPLRSVFSKSKNTQVLLGEVSDIDPKAQKVIMGDKAIKYDTLIVATGANHSYFGKDNWKDFAPGLKTVEDAIEMRRRIFGAFEAAERETNPEKRRAWLTFVIVGGGPTGVELAGAIAELAYKTLKEDFRSIDTSETKILLLQGGDRILPHISPDLSEVAAQSLEKLGAVIHTKTRVVNIENNIVTFKQGGEVKEIPSQTILWAAGVKGSAMGQILAERTGLECDHAGRVIVEPDLTVRDYKNIFVIGDLANFSHQDGKPLPGVAPVAKQQGEYVAKLIQKRLKGYTLPQFHYNDVGSLAMIGQNLAVVDLGFLKLQGFLAWVFWLLVHIYFLIEFDTKLLVVFQWAWNYITRNRRSRLITGREAFTEVKPVNLQRS, from the coding sequence ATGGTAATTTCAGTTGATAAAAAAGCACAACACCAAGTAGTAATTGTTGGTGGTGGCTTTGGTGGACTTTATACAGCAAAACATCTAGCTAAAGCTAATGTAAATGTTACTCTCATTGATAAACGTAACTTTCACCTATTTCAGCCACTTTTATATCAAGTTGCTACAGGTACACTATCACCTGGAGACATTTCCTCGCCATTGCGATCCGTATTTAGCAAAAGCAAGAATACACAAGTTTTGCTGGGAGAAGTCAGCGATATCGATCCCAAAGCACAAAAAGTAATAATGGGCGATAAAGCAATAAAATATGACACATTAATTGTCGCCACAGGTGCTAATCATTCCTATTTTGGTAAAGATAACTGGAAAGACTTTGCTCCTGGCTTGAAAACTGTGGAAGATGCAATAGAAATGCGTCGCCGGATATTTGGTGCATTTGAAGCAGCCGAAAGAGAAACCAATCCTGAAAAACGCCGTGCTTGGTTGACTTTTGTGATTGTGGGTGGTGGCCCTACAGGAGTGGAATTAGCAGGTGCGATCGCGGAATTGGCATACAAAACCCTTAAGGAAGATTTCCGTAGCATCGACACCTCAGAAACAAAAATTTTACTATTGCAAGGAGGCGATCGCATCCTGCCACATATTTCACCAGATTTATCAGAAGTAGCAGCACAATCTTTGGAAAAATTGGGTGCAGTTATCCACACTAAAACCAGAGTGGTAAATATTGAAAATAACATAGTTACTTTCAAGCAAGGTGGTGAAGTGAAAGAAATCCCTTCACAAACTATCTTGTGGGCAGCAGGTGTCAAAGGTTCTGCAATGGGGCAAATCCTAGCAGAGCGTACAGGTTTAGAGTGCGATCACGCCGGACGTGTGATTGTAGAACCGGACTTGACTGTTAGGGATTATAAAAACATTTTTGTAATTGGAGATTTAGCCAACTTCTCCCATCAAGATGGTAAACCCTTACCGGGTGTTGCACCTGTAGCAAAACAACAAGGAGAGTATGTAGCTAAACTCATTCAAAAACGCCTCAAAGGTTATACCTTGCCACAATTCCATTACAACGATGTAGGTAGTTTGGCAATGATTGGGCAAAATTTAGCTGTCGTAGATTTAGGCTTCCTCAAACTCCAAGGTTTCCTCGCTTGGGTATTTTGGCTATTAGTTCATATCTACTTCTTAATCGAGTTTGATACTAAATTACTAGTAGTATTTCAGTGGGCGTGGAATTATATTACTCGAAATCGTCGCTCTCGATTAATTACAGGTCGAGAAGCTTTTACAGAAGTAAAACCTGTTAACTTGCAAAGGAGTTAG
- a CDS encoding extracellular solute-binding protein: MDRRSFLLATGTLAISQLLIGCGGSNRTQLKVQLLKGSIPGQVVNEFQKNLQRQVESKFTPVDQIQDLFKQLQSWQEKPKTSDEQGWTRFIPFQQNQKTPVADLVTLGDYWLKAAIQQNLVEPINQGQIKQWSAVEEKWKQLVTRNDQGNPDPQGKVWATPYRWGNTVLIYDRQKFQKLGWTPQDWSDLWREEVRSHISLLNHPREVIGLVLKKLGKSYNTENLDQVPNLETELRTLNQQVKFYDSRTYLEPLIIGDTWLALAWSEDATPMLLRYPQLAAVIPQSGTSLWADLWVRPKGAVKDDLLNRWIDFCLQPAIAKQIAILTKTNSPTATNISASDIQEPLLNLLVNNPAVFDKSEFLLPLSDSATKQYETLFTKIKQG; the protein is encoded by the coding sequence ATGGATCGACGGTCGTTTTTATTAGCCACAGGTACACTGGCAATTTCACAACTACTTATTGGCTGTGGTGGAAGCAACCGGACGCAGCTGAAAGTACAGCTATTAAAAGGTTCTATACCAGGCCAGGTAGTTAATGAATTTCAGAAAAACTTACAGCGACAGGTAGAGTCCAAGTTTACCCCTGTCGATCAAATACAAGATTTATTCAAACAATTGCAAAGTTGGCAGGAAAAGCCAAAAACTAGCGATGAGCAAGGATGGACTCGGTTTATCCCATTTCAGCAAAACCAAAAAACACCTGTAGCTGATTTAGTCACACTAGGAGATTATTGGCTGAAAGCAGCGATTCAACAAAATCTAGTTGAGCCAATAAATCAAGGACAAATAAAACAGTGGTCGGCTGTAGAGGAAAAGTGGAAGCAACTGGTAACGCGCAACGACCAAGGTAATCCCGATCCGCAAGGGAAAGTTTGGGCAACTCCTTACCGCTGGGGTAATACAGTATTAATTTATGATCGCCAAAAGTTCCAAAAATTGGGATGGACACCCCAAGATTGGAGTGATTTGTGGCGAGAAGAAGTGCGATCGCACATTTCTCTACTCAATCACCCACGAGAAGTAATTGGTCTAGTTTTAAAGAAATTAGGAAAATCTTACAATACCGAGAATCTTGACCAAGTACCAAACTTGGAAACAGAACTGCGGACATTAAATCAACAAGTTAAATTCTACGATTCTCGAACCTATCTGGAACCCTTAATTATTGGTGACACCTGGCTAGCGCTTGCTTGGTCTGAGGATGCAACACCAATGTTATTGCGTTATCCCCAACTAGCAGCAGTTATCCCCCAATCGGGAACATCATTATGGGCTGATCTATGGGTACGTCCCAAAGGTGCTGTTAAAGATGATTTATTAAATAGATGGATAGATTTTTGTTTACAACCCGCGATCGCTAAACAAATTGCGATTCTCACCAAAACTAACTCGCCAACAGCTACAAATATTTCAGCTTCAGATATTCAGGAACCATTGCTCAATCTTTTAGTGAATAATCCTGCAGTTTTCGATAAAAGCGAATTTTTGCTCCCCTTATCTGATTCAGCCACAAAGCAATACGAAACTTTGTTTACCAAAATCAAGCAAGGATAA
- the cobT gene encoding nicotinate mononucleotide-dependent phosphoribosyltransferase CobT, which translates to MISIYTQITQGEAWIAKCRDHLPVFVYVLGFTETALIPGISAAGKTPEDRKYTACADAEFLYYGAEHQAQYPLPPLAAGASPVLISRAVVEACKTPVYVFNAGLPSAPAVPTIDLGGFPARCLSHGNAMELATVKHLLEQGLLWGSKLAANRDRYLVLGECVVGGTTTALAILTGLGIPAEGKVNSSHPICNHDQKSALVQAGLDKMRQRATNYPLPITHYQPKVDPLELIASVGDPMQVVVAGMAIAASRSCGVLLAGGTQMLAVYALMNAIAQAYNLPWQPEEVVVGTTRWVAEDPTGGTVELALSLGRQDMMKGGETPPLLATQLNFTDSCYPQLQAYEQGFVKEGMGAGGAAIAAHLSLDWQQNQLLEAIEKQLERLSRFNQQ; encoded by the coding sequence ATGATTAGTATTTATACTCAAATAACACAAGGAGAAGCTTGGATTGCTAAGTGTCGCGATCACCTACCTGTGTTTGTTTATGTTTTAGGATTTACGGAAACTGCTTTGATTCCTGGGATTTCTGCGGCGGGAAAGACTCCGGAAGATAGGAAGTATACGGCTTGTGCTGATGCAGAATTTCTCTACTACGGTGCTGAACACCAAGCTCAATATCCCCTCCCCCCACTAGCAGCTGGCGCTTCGCCTGTGTTGATTTCTCGTGCTGTAGTTGAGGCGTGTAAAACCCCTGTTTATGTGTTTAATGCGGGATTACCCTCTGCTCCAGCAGTACCAACAATTGATTTGGGTGGCTTTCCCGCCAGGTGTTTAAGCCACGGTAACGCGATGGAATTAGCAACAGTAAAGCACTTACTAGAACAAGGGCTGCTTTGGGGTTCTAAACTGGCTGCTAATCGAGATAGGTATTTAGTTTTAGGGGAATGTGTGGTTGGTGGCACTACTACCGCTTTAGCAATTTTAACTGGCTTAGGCATACCAGCCGAGGGCAAAGTCAACAGCAGTCATCCTATTTGTAACCATGACCAAAAATCGGCCTTGGTACAAGCAGGCTTAGACAAAATGAGACAAAGAGCAACCAATTACCCATTACCAATTACCCATTACCAACCCAAAGTAGATCCTTTAGAACTGATCGCATCTGTTGGCGATCCGATGCAGGTAGTTGTGGCGGGAATGGCGATCGCAGCTAGTCGCAGTTGTGGTGTGTTGCTGGCTGGTGGAACCCAAATGCTAGCTGTTTACGCGCTGATGAATGCGATCGCTCAAGCTTACAATTTACCTTGGCAACCAGAAGAAGTAGTAGTGGGTACGACGCGCTGGGTAGCAGAAGATCCCACTGGGGGGACGGTGGAACTAGCCTTAAGTTTAGGTAGACAAGACATGATGAAGGGTGGAGAAACCCCACCCTTACTAGCTACACAACTGAATTTTACTGATTCTTGTTATCCTCAACTCCAGGCTTACGAGCAGGGCTTTGTTAAAGAAGGTATGGGCGCTGGAGGAGCTGCGATCGCTGCTCATCTTAGTCTAGATTGGCAGCAAAACCAACTTTTGGAAGCCATCGAAAAACAACTTGAGAGATTGAGCAGATTCAATCAACAATAG
- a CDS encoding DUF2232 domain-containing protein — protein MSILDSLPDEPKPGSSPESQTPQNRSDKQGNSLKFDNQSTLQPPQLKVDAPLRMVETAFLASTASLIWFINFYFPLGPLLKIFFPVPIALVYLRWGRRAAWMAAVTSGLLLGVLMGPVRSLLFVMPYAFMGVLLGSAWNRRVPWIVSITLGMLLGTVGAFFRVWFLSVLSGEDLWIYAINQVTELLEWIFLKLGLLINPSTLWIQIGAIALIMFNNFIYLFVVHIGAWLLLDRLGNPIPRPPRWVQVLMDYE, from the coding sequence ATGAGCATTTTAGATTCTCTGCCAGATGAGCCAAAGCCAGGTTCATCGCCTGAATCTCAAACCCCGCAAAATCGGTCAGACAAACAAGGCAATTCGCTCAAGTTTGACAATCAAAGCACGCTGCAACCACCCCAATTAAAGGTAGATGCACCTCTAAGAATGGTGGAAACGGCGTTTTTGGCTAGTACTGCGAGTTTGATTTGGTTTATTAATTTTTATTTCCCTTTGGGCCCGTTATTAAAAATATTTTTTCCAGTACCGATCGCTCTAGTTTACTTGCGTTGGGGGCGACGTGCTGCTTGGATGGCGGCGGTAACATCTGGCTTGCTGTTAGGGGTGTTAATGGGCCCTGTTCGTAGTTTACTGTTTGTGATGCCCTATGCTTTCATGGGCGTGCTGTTAGGAAGCGCATGGAATCGCCGTGTCCCCTGGATCGTTTCTATTACCTTGGGTATGTTACTCGGAACTGTAGGGGCCTTTTTTAGGGTATGGTTCCTGTCTGTTTTATCTGGTGAAGACCTTTGGATTTATGCGATCAACCAAGTAACAGAACTACTTGAGTGGATATTCCTGAAGCTGGGATTATTAATCAATCCCAGTACATTGTGGATTCAAATCGGGGCGATCGCTTTGATTATGTTCAATAATTTTATCTACTTGTTTGTAGTCCACATAGGAGCATGGCTGTTGTTGGATCGCCTGGGAAATCCCATCCCCCGTCCACCTCGCTGGGTACAAGTTTTAATGGATTATGAATAA
- a CDS encoding Crp/Fnr family transcriptional regulator, with protein sequence MEDRFSLQTPANPWMLSTPFFQGLPELVVETALTHFVTRTHPPNQVILLENDWGGSVYFIVDGWVKIRTYNLEGKEVTLNIIGKGELFGEMAALDEVPRSTDVITLTPTVIGSMPSQDFVKLLQTEPMAGMRLAQLMARRLRQVNRRLRLRESDSQSRVADTLLFLAEGQGKKAQTGTEIPNLPHRELSSLSGLARETVTRVLTRLEKKGLIRRDQDIICIPDLTALERMIV encoded by the coding sequence ATGGAAGACCGATTTAGCCTGCAAACACCTGCCAATCCCTGGATGCTCTCGACTCCCTTTTTTCAAGGGCTACCGGAATTGGTTGTGGAAACAGCCCTCACTCATTTTGTGACCCGTACTCATCCACCCAATCAAGTAATTTTACTGGAAAATGATTGGGGTGGTTCAGTATACTTTATTGTCGATGGTTGGGTCAAAATTCGTACCTATAATTTAGAAGGCAAAGAGGTAACATTAAACATTATCGGGAAAGGGGAACTGTTTGGGGAAATGGCGGCGCTAGATGAAGTACCTCGCTCTACCGATGTCATTACCCTCACACCTACTGTCATTGGTAGTATGCCATCGCAGGACTTTGTCAAGTTACTTCAAACAGAGCCTATGGCAGGAATGCGATTAGCTCAACTGATGGCGCGGCGTTTGCGACAAGTCAATCGTAGACTGCGCTTGCGGGAATCTGATAGCCAATCACGGGTAGCTGACACCTTACTATTTTTGGCTGAAGGACAGGGAAAAAAAGCGCAAACGGGTACAGAAATTCCTAATTTACCGCATCGAGAACTGAGTAGTTTAAGTGGACTGGCACGAGAAACAGTGACACGAGTCTTGACAAGGCTAGAAAAGAAAGGCTTGATTAGACGGGATCAAGATATTATTTGTATTCCTGATTTGACTGCCTTGGAAAGAATGATTGTTTAA
- a CDS encoding sugar transferase, which produces MSTFTTDAKGCTVENLALWNQIDSVNLSPQSLHPSISSTAKRLIDIFGAIIGLTITAIVAIPVAIVTIVDDPGPIFYSQIRCGLQGKPFRIWKFRSMVVNADKLKHLVKNQAQGHIFKAVDDPRITRVGKFLRRTSLDELPQFWNVLLGDMSLVGTRPPTPDEVINYEPHHWERLQVKPGITGEWQANGRSSITDFEKVVSMDIDYQRKWSVAYDLSLILKTIRVVFLKTGAY; this is translated from the coding sequence ATGTCTACTTTTACTACTGATGCAAAAGGTTGTACTGTGGAGAATTTAGCATTATGGAATCAGATTGATTCCGTAAATCTATCACCACAGTCTTTACACCCCTCTATCAGCAGCACAGCAAAAAGATTGATTGATATTTTCGGTGCGATCATCGGACTTACTATCACAGCAATAGTGGCAATTCCAGTAGCGATTGTTACTATTGTTGACGATCCAGGCCCGATATTTTACTCACAAATTCGTTGTGGCCTTCAGGGTAAACCCTTCCGTATATGGAAGTTTCGCTCGATGGTTGTCAACGCTGACAAACTCAAGCATTTGGTAAAAAACCAAGCTCAAGGCCACATTTTTAAAGCTGTAGACGATCCACGCATTACTCGTGTGGGTAAGTTTTTACGCCGCACCAGCTTAGATGAATTACCTCAGTTTTGGAACGTCCTGCTGGGAGACATGAGCCTAGTTGGTACTCGTCCACCTACTCCTGATGAAGTAATCAACTACGAACCTCATCACTGGGAAAGACTGCAAGTTAAACCAGGTATTACCGGAGAATGGCAAGCTAACGGTCGTTCTAGCATTACCGATTTTGAAAAAGTAGTCAGCATGGATATCGACTATCAGCGTAAGTGGTCTGTTGCTTACGACCTCAGCCTTATTTTGAAAACTATCAGGGTAGTCTTTTTAAAGACAGGTGCATATTAA
- a CDS encoding carbohydrate ABC transporter permease, with product MKIFRHNSQFKVLGTYSILGAIALLTLFPLLWLISTALKSPTENILQSPPQLLPSQPTLDNFASVWNSLPFAQYLYNSTLVALLTVGLNLLFCSLAAYPLARLSFPGRDWIFIAIVSTIMIPFQIVMIPLYILTVQIGLRNSYLGMIFPSLASAFGIFLLRQAFMSVPKEIEEAARMDGSSELGLWWYVMLPAVRPALATLAIFVFIGSWSDFLWPLIVIQDENLYTLPLGVAKLAGTFSLDWRLVAAGSVISIAPVLVLFLFLQRYIVPTETGSGVKG from the coding sequence ATGAAAATTTTCCGGCATAATTCCCAATTTAAGGTTTTAGGAACATATAGTATTTTAGGTGCGATCGCACTCCTAACTCTGTTTCCATTGCTGTGGCTCATTAGCACAGCTTTGAAATCTCCTACAGAAAATATTTTGCAGTCGCCACCACAACTACTACCCAGCCAACCTACGCTGGATAATTTTGCTAGTGTCTGGAATTCTCTGCCTTTTGCCCAGTATCTCTACAACAGCACGCTAGTGGCATTGTTGACTGTTGGTTTAAATCTACTATTTTGCTCCTTAGCAGCCTATCCCTTAGCCAGGCTATCATTTCCAGGGCGAGATTGGATTTTTATCGCCATTGTTTCCACGATTATGATTCCCTTCCAAATCGTGATGATTCCCTTATATATTTTGACCGTCCAAATAGGTTTGAGAAATAGTTATTTAGGAATGATTTTTCCCAGTTTAGCTTCTGCTTTTGGCATTTTTTTGTTGCGCCAAGCTTTTATGAGCGTTCCTAAAGAAATAGAAGAAGCTGCCCGTATGGATGGCAGCTCCGAGTTAGGTTTATGGTGGTATGTAATGTTGCCGGCAGTTCGCCCAGCACTTGCAACCCTGGCTATTTTCGTCTTTATCGGTTCTTGGAGTGATTTTTTGTGGCCGTTAATTGTCATCCAAGACGAAAACTTATACACTCTTCCCCTGGGCGTTGCAAAGCTTGCAGGTACGTTTTCTCTTGACTGGCGGTTGGTAGCTGCTGGTTCGGTAATTTCCATTGCCCCTGTGTTGGTACTATTTCTCTTCTTGCAACGCTATATCGTACCTACAGAAACTGGTAGTGGTGTGAAAGGTTAA